A window from Bos indicus isolate NIAB-ARS_2022 breed Sahiwal x Tharparkar chromosome 1, NIAB-ARS_B.indTharparkar_mat_pri_1.0, whole genome shotgun sequence encodes these proteins:
- the ZBTB21 gene encoding zinc finger and BTB domain-containing protein 21 isoform X3 — protein MTSNSRWMESQRQRRLRRARAECERKGAWRLPRGRRPIRLSMEGLLHYINPAHAISLLSALNEERLKGQLCDALLIVGDQKFRAHKNVLAASSEYFQSLFTNKENEAQTVFQLDFCEPDAFDNVLNYIYSSSLFVEKSSLAAVQELGYSLGISFLTNIASKTPQAPFPTCPNRKKTFTEDEENSSQKRSVIVCQSRNEVPGKAGSQNTPELSHPPRPSASIAVKANASKPPGPKPTEPPHHVAPAEKSWQKDGPAVLARPPELAGPLEEPSRGGLAKRAVAPPSKPPLDRAAVDERPGASALLPKGVAVELALRSPRPPVLSLRGSPETPFLLKEAGRGSGPGEDRNLLYYSRLGLVIPAGAPAPGTQGVDRSGPLVKSLLRRSLSMDSQVPVYTPTAELQAPPGVGSGDVAGSVLSAFSSQRPPSKDGGETVAPDTRTPAPQPHRLRSFSASQPAERPGAPQGPEVRVKAEPRSPPEPCDIIRVTVGDAAAATRDLALQTEDDRKDPSRLPAKRRFQTDRRLPAKQPKAESPGSPGSGDPREEGSSPSALRADFPGSDLNKDEFEQGNHERLCRTATVCPYCSLRFFSPELKREHEGKCEFRKLTCLECMRTFKSAFSIWRHQVEVHNQNSMAPAAGTSPPRPDLNGEATGPARPLVPPEPGRADPAATAAKDDPAGGGRGPEPVNFDSEDSTCLPEDLSLSKPLKIQVKEEPPEEAEEEAPEAGAAPKDLWPCEKCGKTFPAPKQLERHQELLCSVKPFICHVCNKAFRTNFRLWSHFQSHMAQASEDPAHREPEAGPGPAGSPSPPPLPPPLPKIQPLEPDSPTGLPETPTPTADKLFAPRESDTLFYHAPPLSAITFKRQFMCKLCHRTFKTAFSLWSHEQTHN, from the exons ATAAGGCTGAGCATGGAGGGGCTCCTGCACTACATCAACCCAGCACACGCCATCTCTCTCCTCAGCGCCCTCAACGAGGAGCGGCTCAAAGGGCAGCTGTGTGACGCGCTCCTGATCGTGGGTGACCAGAAGTTCCGAGCTCATAAAAACGTCCTGGCTGCCAGCAGTGAATACTTCCAGAGCTTGTTCACCAACAAGGAGAACGAGGCACAGACTGTATTCCAGCTGGACTTCTGTGAGCCAGATGCTTTTGACAATGTGCTGAACTACATCTATTCTTCCTCTCTGTTTGTGGAGAAGAGCAGCCTGGCTGCCGTGCAGGAGCTCGGCTATAGCCTGGGCATCTCCTTCCTGACCAACATCGCCTCCAAGACGCCCCAGGCCCCCTTTCCCACGTGTCCCAACAGAAAGAAGACTTTCACCGAGGACGAGGAGAACAGTTCTCAAAAGAGAAGCGTCATCGTTTGTCAGAGCAGGAACGAAGTCCCCGGGAAAGCCGGGAGTCAGAACACCCCTGAGCTGAGCCACCCTCCCCGGCCCTCTGCCAGCATCGCGGTCAAGGCAAATGCCAGTAAGCCCCCCGGCCCAAAACCCACAGAGCCCCCACACCACGTGGCGCCAGCTGAAAAAAGCTGGCAGAAAGATGGCCCCGCGGTTCTGGCGAGGCCGCCCGAGCTCGCCGGGCCTTTAGAGGAGCCAAGCCGGGGCGGCTTGGCCAAGCGGGCCGTGGCACCACCTTCGAAGCCCCCGCTGGACCGGGCGGCCGTGGACGAAAGGCCAGGCGCCAGCGCCCTGCTCCCCAAAGGCGTGGCCGTGGAGTTGGCGTTGCGGAGCCCGCGGCCGCCTGTCCTGTCCCTGCGGGGCTCTCCCGAGACGCCCTTCCTGCTGAAGGAGGCGGGCCGGGGCAGCGGGCCGGGTGAGGACCGGAACCTGCTGTATTACTCTAGGCTGGGGCTGGTCATCCCAGCCGGGGCGCCGGCGCCCGGGACCCAGGGTGTGGACCGCAGCGGCCCACTTGTCAAGAGCCTCTTGCGCCGGTCGCTGTCCATGGACAGCCAAGTCCCCGTGTACACGCCCACTGCTGAGCTGCAGGCTCCCCCAGGCGTGGGCTCGGGCGATGTGGCCGGCAGTGTGCTCAGCGCCTTCTCTTCTCAGAGGCCGCCCTCCAAGGACGGGGGCGAGACGGTGGCCCCCGACACCCGGACCCCTGCCCCGCAGCCTCACCGCCTCAGGTCCTTCAGCGCTTCTCAGCCGGCTGAGCGGCCGGGGGCGCCCCAGGGGCCGGAGGTGCGGGTCAAGGCCGAGCCGCGCAGCCCCCCGGAGCCATGCGACATCATTCGCGTCACCGTGGGGGATGCCGCGGCCGCCACGAGAGACCTGGCGCTACAGACAGAAGACGACCGGAAAGACCCCAGCAGACTCCCGGCCAAGAGGCGGTTCCAGACCGACAGGAGGCTGCCGGCCAAGCAGCCCAAGGCTGAGAGCCCAGGCTCCCCGGGCTCGGGAGACCCCCGCGAGGAGGGCTCGAGCCCATCTGCCCTCCGGGCCGACTTCCCAGGCTCTGACTTAAACAAAGACGAATTCG AGCAAGGCAACCACGAGCGCCTGTGCCGCACTGCTACGGTGTGCCCCTACTGCAGCCTCAGGTTCTTCTCGCCCGAGCTCAAGCGCGAGCACGAGGGCAAGTGCGAGTTCCGCAAGCTCACGTGCCTGGAGTGCATGCGCACCTTCAAGTCGGCCTTCAGCATCTGGCGGCACCAGGTGGAAGTACACAATCAGAACAGCATGGCCCCGGCCGCCGGCACCTCCCCACCCCGGCCTGACCTCAACGGCGAGGCCACCGGCCCTGCCCGGCCCCTTGTCCCGCCCGAGCCTGGTCGAGCCGACCCCGCGGCCACTGCCGCCAAAGACGACCCCGCGGGGGGCGGCCGCGGCCCTGAGCCTGTGAACTTTGACTCCGAAGACTCCACCTGCCTCCCCGAGGACCTCAGCCTCTCCAAGCCGCTGAAGATCCAGGTCAAAGAGGAGCCGCCGGAGGAGGCCGAGGAGGAGGCGCCCGAAGCCGGCGCGGCCCCCAAGGACTTGTGGCCCTGCGAGAAGTGCGGCAAGACCTTCCCGGCACCTAAGCAGCTGGAGCGGCACCAGGAGCTGCTGTGCTCCGTGAAGCCCTTCATCTGCCACGTCTGCAACAAGGCTTTCCGCACCAACTTCCGGCTCTGGAGCCACTTTCAGTCCCACATGGCCCAGGCCTCTGAGGACCCTGCGCACCGGGAACCTGAGGCTGGCCCGGGCCCCGCCGGCTCCCCGTCGCCGCCCCCGCTGCCCCCACCGCTGCCCAAGATCCAGCCCCTGGAGCCCGACAGCCCCACAGGCCTGCCCGAAACCCCCACTCCCACGGCCGACAAGCTGTTCGCGCCCCGAGAGTCAGACACGCTGTTCTACCACGCGCCCCCCCTCTCCGCCATCACTTTTAAAAGACAGTTCATGTGTAAGCTCTGCCACAGGACATTCAAAACGGCCTTCAGCCTCTGGAGCCACGAGCAGACCCACAACTAA
- the ZBTB21 gene encoding zinc finger and BTB domain-containing protein 21 isoform X1 — translation MTSNSRWMESQRQRRLRRARAECERKGAWRLPRGRRPIRLSMEGLLHYINPAHAISLLSALNEERLKGQLCDALLIVGDQKFRAHKNVLAASSEYFQSLFTNKENEAQTVFQLDFCEPDAFDNVLNYIYSSSLFVEKSSLAAVQELGYSLGISFLTNIASKTPQAPFPTCPNRKKTFTEDEENSSQKRSVIVCQSRNEVPGKAGSQNTPELSHPPRPSASIAVKANASKPPGPKPTEPPHHVAPAEKSWQKDGPAVLARPPELAGPLEEPSRGGLAKRAVAPPSKPPLDRAAVDERPGASALLPKGVAVELALRSPRPPVLSLRGSPETPFLLKEAGRGSGPGEDRNLLYYSRLGLVIPAGAPAPGTQGVDRSGPLVKSLLRRSLSMDSQVPVYTPTAELQAPPGVGSGDVAGSVLSAFSSQRPPSKDGGETVAPDTRTPAPQPHRLRSFSASQPAERPGAPQGPEVRVKAEPRSPPEPCDIIRVTVGDAAAATRDLALQTEDDRKDPSRLPAKRRFQTDRRLPAKQPKAESPGSPGSGDPREEGSSPSALRADFPGSDLNKDEFGELEGTRPNKKFKCKHCLKIFRSTAGLHRHVNMYHNPEKPYACDICHKRFHTNFKVWTHCQTQHGVVKNPAPAASSHAVLDEKFQRKLIDIVREREIKKALILKLRRGRPGFQGPGGSPAQVLKRGLRSRAKGAYVCTACGKAYRFLSQLKQHVKMHPGEKALGAARAARPRERAAPGGAAGGPELYLCRLCNAKLSSLLEQGNHERLCRTATVCPYCSLRFFSPELKREHEGKCEFRKLTCLECMRTFKSAFSIWRHQVEVHNQNSMAPAAGTSPPRPDLNGEATGPARPLVPPEPGRADPAATAAKDDPAGGGRGPEPVNFDSEDSTCLPEDLSLSKPLKIQVKEEPPEEAEEEAPEAGAAPKDLWPCEKCGKTFPAPKQLERHQELLCSVKPFICHVCNKAFRTNFRLWSHFQSHMAQASEDPAHREPEAGPGPAGSPSPPPLPPPLPKIQPLEPDSPTGLPETPTPTADKLFAPRESDTLFYHAPPLSAITFKRQFMCKLCHRTFKTAFSLWSHEQTHN, via the coding sequence ATAAGGCTGAGCATGGAGGGGCTCCTGCACTACATCAACCCAGCACACGCCATCTCTCTCCTCAGCGCCCTCAACGAGGAGCGGCTCAAAGGGCAGCTGTGTGACGCGCTCCTGATCGTGGGTGACCAGAAGTTCCGAGCTCATAAAAACGTCCTGGCTGCCAGCAGTGAATACTTCCAGAGCTTGTTCACCAACAAGGAGAACGAGGCACAGACTGTATTCCAGCTGGACTTCTGTGAGCCAGATGCTTTTGACAATGTGCTGAACTACATCTATTCTTCCTCTCTGTTTGTGGAGAAGAGCAGCCTGGCTGCCGTGCAGGAGCTCGGCTATAGCCTGGGCATCTCCTTCCTGACCAACATCGCCTCCAAGACGCCCCAGGCCCCCTTTCCCACGTGTCCCAACAGAAAGAAGACTTTCACCGAGGACGAGGAGAACAGTTCTCAAAAGAGAAGCGTCATCGTTTGTCAGAGCAGGAACGAAGTCCCCGGGAAAGCCGGGAGTCAGAACACCCCTGAGCTGAGCCACCCTCCCCGGCCCTCTGCCAGCATCGCGGTCAAGGCAAATGCCAGTAAGCCCCCCGGCCCAAAACCCACAGAGCCCCCACACCACGTGGCGCCAGCTGAAAAAAGCTGGCAGAAAGATGGCCCCGCGGTTCTGGCGAGGCCGCCCGAGCTCGCCGGGCCTTTAGAGGAGCCAAGCCGGGGCGGCTTGGCCAAGCGGGCCGTGGCACCACCTTCGAAGCCCCCGCTGGACCGGGCGGCCGTGGACGAAAGGCCAGGCGCCAGCGCCCTGCTCCCCAAAGGCGTGGCCGTGGAGTTGGCGTTGCGGAGCCCGCGGCCGCCTGTCCTGTCCCTGCGGGGCTCTCCCGAGACGCCCTTCCTGCTGAAGGAGGCGGGCCGGGGCAGCGGGCCGGGTGAGGACCGGAACCTGCTGTATTACTCTAGGCTGGGGCTGGTCATCCCAGCCGGGGCGCCGGCGCCCGGGACCCAGGGTGTGGACCGCAGCGGCCCACTTGTCAAGAGCCTCTTGCGCCGGTCGCTGTCCATGGACAGCCAAGTCCCCGTGTACACGCCCACTGCTGAGCTGCAGGCTCCCCCAGGCGTGGGCTCGGGCGATGTGGCCGGCAGTGTGCTCAGCGCCTTCTCTTCTCAGAGGCCGCCCTCCAAGGACGGGGGCGAGACGGTGGCCCCCGACACCCGGACCCCTGCCCCGCAGCCTCACCGCCTCAGGTCCTTCAGCGCTTCTCAGCCGGCTGAGCGGCCGGGGGCGCCCCAGGGGCCGGAGGTGCGGGTCAAGGCCGAGCCGCGCAGCCCCCCGGAGCCATGCGACATCATTCGCGTCACCGTGGGGGATGCCGCGGCCGCCACGAGAGACCTGGCGCTACAGACAGAAGACGACCGGAAAGACCCCAGCAGACTCCCGGCCAAGAGGCGGTTCCAGACCGACAGGAGGCTGCCGGCCAAGCAGCCCAAGGCTGAGAGCCCAGGCTCCCCGGGCTCGGGAGACCCCCGCGAGGAGGGCTCGAGCCCATCTGCCCTCCGGGCCGACTTCCCAGGCTCTGACTTAAACAAAGACGAATTCGGTGAGTTGGAGGGCACGAGaccaaacaaaaagtttaaatgcAAACATTGCCTTAAAATCTTTAGATCCACGGCGGGCCTGCACCGGCACGTGAACATGTACCACAACCCCGAGAAGCCGTACGCCTGCGACATCTGCCACAAGCGCTTTCACACCAACTTCAAAGTGTGGACGCACTGCCAAACGCAGCACGGGGTGGTGAAAAATCCGGCTCCGGCCGCCAGCTCCCATGCTGTCCTGGACGAGAAGTTCCAGAGGAAGCTCATTGATATTGTGCGAGAGCGGGAGATCAAGAAAGCGCTGATCCTGAAGCTGCGGCGCGGCCGGCCGGGCTTCCAGGGCCCTGGCGGCTCCCCAGCGCAGGTCCTCAAACGGGGCCTGCGCTCCCGGGCCAAGGGCGCGTATGTGTGCACGGCCTGCGGGAAGGCCTACCGCTTCCTCTCCCAGCTCAAGCAGCACGTGAAGATGCACCCGGGGGAGAAGGCCCTTGGGGCTGCCAGGGCCGCGCGGCCCAGGGAGCGCGCGGCCCCCGGGGGCGCAGCGGGCGGCCCGGAGCTCTATCTGTGCCGCCTCTGTAACGCCAAGCTCTCTTCTCTCCTAGAGCAAGGCAACCACGAGCGCCTGTGCCGCACTGCTACGGTGTGCCCCTACTGCAGCCTCAGGTTCTTCTCGCCCGAGCTCAAGCGCGAGCACGAGGGCAAGTGCGAGTTCCGCAAGCTCACGTGCCTGGAGTGCATGCGCACCTTCAAGTCGGCCTTCAGCATCTGGCGGCACCAGGTGGAAGTACACAATCAGAACAGCATGGCCCCGGCCGCCGGCACCTCCCCACCCCGGCCTGACCTCAACGGCGAGGCCACCGGCCCTGCCCGGCCCCTTGTCCCGCCCGAGCCTGGTCGAGCCGACCCCGCGGCCACTGCCGCCAAAGACGACCCCGCGGGGGGCGGCCGCGGCCCTGAGCCTGTGAACTTTGACTCCGAAGACTCCACCTGCCTCCCCGAGGACCTCAGCCTCTCCAAGCCGCTGAAGATCCAGGTCAAAGAGGAGCCGCCGGAGGAGGCCGAGGAGGAGGCGCCCGAAGCCGGCGCGGCCCCCAAGGACTTGTGGCCCTGCGAGAAGTGCGGCAAGACCTTCCCGGCACCTAAGCAGCTGGAGCGGCACCAGGAGCTGCTGTGCTCCGTGAAGCCCTTCATCTGCCACGTCTGCAACAAGGCTTTCCGCACCAACTTCCGGCTCTGGAGCCACTTTCAGTCCCACATGGCCCAGGCCTCTGAGGACCCTGCGCACCGGGAACCTGAGGCTGGCCCGGGCCCCGCCGGCTCCCCGTCGCCGCCCCCGCTGCCCCCACCGCTGCCCAAGATCCAGCCCCTGGAGCCCGACAGCCCCACAGGCCTGCCCGAAACCCCCACTCCCACGGCCGACAAGCTGTTCGCGCCCCGAGAGTCAGACACGCTGTTCTACCACGCGCCCCCCCTCTCCGCCATCACTTTTAAAAGACAGTTCATGTGTAAGCTCTGCCACAGGACATTCAAAACGGCCTTCAGCCTCTGGAGCCACGAGCAGACCCACAACTAA
- the ZBTB21 gene encoding zinc finger and BTB domain-containing protein 21 isoform X2, with protein MSFGSFCRSSTSEGKIRLSMEGLLHYINPAHAISLLSALNEERLKGQLCDALLIVGDQKFRAHKNVLAASSEYFQSLFTNKENEAQTVFQLDFCEPDAFDNVLNYIYSSSLFVEKSSLAAVQELGYSLGISFLTNIASKTPQAPFPTCPNRKKTFTEDEENSSQKRSVIVCQSRNEVPGKAGSQNTPELSHPPRPSASIAVKANASKPPGPKPTEPPHHVAPAEKSWQKDGPAVLARPPELAGPLEEPSRGGLAKRAVAPPSKPPLDRAAVDERPGASALLPKGVAVELALRSPRPPVLSLRGSPETPFLLKEAGRGSGPGEDRNLLYYSRLGLVIPAGAPAPGTQGVDRSGPLVKSLLRRSLSMDSQVPVYTPTAELQAPPGVGSGDVAGSVLSAFSSQRPPSKDGGETVAPDTRTPAPQPHRLRSFSASQPAERPGAPQGPEVRVKAEPRSPPEPCDIIRVTVGDAAAATRDLALQTEDDRKDPSRLPAKRRFQTDRRLPAKQPKAESPGSPGSGDPREEGSSPSALRADFPGSDLNKDEFGELEGTRPNKKFKCKHCLKIFRSTAGLHRHVNMYHNPEKPYACDICHKRFHTNFKVWTHCQTQHGVVKNPAPAASSHAVLDEKFQRKLIDIVREREIKKALILKLRRGRPGFQGPGGSPAQVLKRGLRSRAKGAYVCTACGKAYRFLSQLKQHVKMHPGEKALGAARAARPRERAAPGGAAGGPELYLCRLCNAKLSSLLEQGNHERLCRTATVCPYCSLRFFSPELKREHEGKCEFRKLTCLECMRTFKSAFSIWRHQVEVHNQNSMAPAAGTSPPRPDLNGEATGPARPLVPPEPGRADPAATAAKDDPAGGGRGPEPVNFDSEDSTCLPEDLSLSKPLKIQVKEEPPEEAEEEAPEAGAAPKDLWPCEKCGKTFPAPKQLERHQELLCSVKPFICHVCNKAFRTNFRLWSHFQSHMAQASEDPAHREPEAGPGPAGSPSPPPLPPPLPKIQPLEPDSPTGLPETPTPTADKLFAPRESDTLFYHAPPLSAITFKRQFMCKLCHRTFKTAFSLWSHEQTHN; from the coding sequence ATAAGGCTGAGCATGGAGGGGCTCCTGCACTACATCAACCCAGCACACGCCATCTCTCTCCTCAGCGCCCTCAACGAGGAGCGGCTCAAAGGGCAGCTGTGTGACGCGCTCCTGATCGTGGGTGACCAGAAGTTCCGAGCTCATAAAAACGTCCTGGCTGCCAGCAGTGAATACTTCCAGAGCTTGTTCACCAACAAGGAGAACGAGGCACAGACTGTATTCCAGCTGGACTTCTGTGAGCCAGATGCTTTTGACAATGTGCTGAACTACATCTATTCTTCCTCTCTGTTTGTGGAGAAGAGCAGCCTGGCTGCCGTGCAGGAGCTCGGCTATAGCCTGGGCATCTCCTTCCTGACCAACATCGCCTCCAAGACGCCCCAGGCCCCCTTTCCCACGTGTCCCAACAGAAAGAAGACTTTCACCGAGGACGAGGAGAACAGTTCTCAAAAGAGAAGCGTCATCGTTTGTCAGAGCAGGAACGAAGTCCCCGGGAAAGCCGGGAGTCAGAACACCCCTGAGCTGAGCCACCCTCCCCGGCCCTCTGCCAGCATCGCGGTCAAGGCAAATGCCAGTAAGCCCCCCGGCCCAAAACCCACAGAGCCCCCACACCACGTGGCGCCAGCTGAAAAAAGCTGGCAGAAAGATGGCCCCGCGGTTCTGGCGAGGCCGCCCGAGCTCGCCGGGCCTTTAGAGGAGCCAAGCCGGGGCGGCTTGGCCAAGCGGGCCGTGGCACCACCTTCGAAGCCCCCGCTGGACCGGGCGGCCGTGGACGAAAGGCCAGGCGCCAGCGCCCTGCTCCCCAAAGGCGTGGCCGTGGAGTTGGCGTTGCGGAGCCCGCGGCCGCCTGTCCTGTCCCTGCGGGGCTCTCCCGAGACGCCCTTCCTGCTGAAGGAGGCGGGCCGGGGCAGCGGGCCGGGTGAGGACCGGAACCTGCTGTATTACTCTAGGCTGGGGCTGGTCATCCCAGCCGGGGCGCCGGCGCCCGGGACCCAGGGTGTGGACCGCAGCGGCCCACTTGTCAAGAGCCTCTTGCGCCGGTCGCTGTCCATGGACAGCCAAGTCCCCGTGTACACGCCCACTGCTGAGCTGCAGGCTCCCCCAGGCGTGGGCTCGGGCGATGTGGCCGGCAGTGTGCTCAGCGCCTTCTCTTCTCAGAGGCCGCCCTCCAAGGACGGGGGCGAGACGGTGGCCCCCGACACCCGGACCCCTGCCCCGCAGCCTCACCGCCTCAGGTCCTTCAGCGCTTCTCAGCCGGCTGAGCGGCCGGGGGCGCCCCAGGGGCCGGAGGTGCGGGTCAAGGCCGAGCCGCGCAGCCCCCCGGAGCCATGCGACATCATTCGCGTCACCGTGGGGGATGCCGCGGCCGCCACGAGAGACCTGGCGCTACAGACAGAAGACGACCGGAAAGACCCCAGCAGACTCCCGGCCAAGAGGCGGTTCCAGACCGACAGGAGGCTGCCGGCCAAGCAGCCCAAGGCTGAGAGCCCAGGCTCCCCGGGCTCGGGAGACCCCCGCGAGGAGGGCTCGAGCCCATCTGCCCTCCGGGCCGACTTCCCAGGCTCTGACTTAAACAAAGACGAATTCGGTGAGTTGGAGGGCACGAGaccaaacaaaaagtttaaatgcAAACATTGCCTTAAAATCTTTAGATCCACGGCGGGCCTGCACCGGCACGTGAACATGTACCACAACCCCGAGAAGCCGTACGCCTGCGACATCTGCCACAAGCGCTTTCACACCAACTTCAAAGTGTGGACGCACTGCCAAACGCAGCACGGGGTGGTGAAAAATCCGGCTCCGGCCGCCAGCTCCCATGCTGTCCTGGACGAGAAGTTCCAGAGGAAGCTCATTGATATTGTGCGAGAGCGGGAGATCAAGAAAGCGCTGATCCTGAAGCTGCGGCGCGGCCGGCCGGGCTTCCAGGGCCCTGGCGGCTCCCCAGCGCAGGTCCTCAAACGGGGCCTGCGCTCCCGGGCCAAGGGCGCGTATGTGTGCACGGCCTGCGGGAAGGCCTACCGCTTCCTCTCCCAGCTCAAGCAGCACGTGAAGATGCACCCGGGGGAGAAGGCCCTTGGGGCTGCCAGGGCCGCGCGGCCCAGGGAGCGCGCGGCCCCCGGGGGCGCAGCGGGCGGCCCGGAGCTCTATCTGTGCCGCCTCTGTAACGCCAAGCTCTCTTCTCTCCTAGAGCAAGGCAACCACGAGCGCCTGTGCCGCACTGCTACGGTGTGCCCCTACTGCAGCCTCAGGTTCTTCTCGCCCGAGCTCAAGCGCGAGCACGAGGGCAAGTGCGAGTTCCGCAAGCTCACGTGCCTGGAGTGCATGCGCACCTTCAAGTCGGCCTTCAGCATCTGGCGGCACCAGGTGGAAGTACACAATCAGAACAGCATGGCCCCGGCCGCCGGCACCTCCCCACCCCGGCCTGACCTCAACGGCGAGGCCACCGGCCCTGCCCGGCCCCTTGTCCCGCCCGAGCCTGGTCGAGCCGACCCCGCGGCCACTGCCGCCAAAGACGACCCCGCGGGGGGCGGCCGCGGCCCTGAGCCTGTGAACTTTGACTCCGAAGACTCCACCTGCCTCCCCGAGGACCTCAGCCTCTCCAAGCCGCTGAAGATCCAGGTCAAAGAGGAGCCGCCGGAGGAGGCCGAGGAGGAGGCGCCCGAAGCCGGCGCGGCCCCCAAGGACTTGTGGCCCTGCGAGAAGTGCGGCAAGACCTTCCCGGCACCTAAGCAGCTGGAGCGGCACCAGGAGCTGCTGTGCTCCGTGAAGCCCTTCATCTGCCACGTCTGCAACAAGGCTTTCCGCACCAACTTCCGGCTCTGGAGCCACTTTCAGTCCCACATGGCCCAGGCCTCTGAGGACCCTGCGCACCGGGAACCTGAGGCTGGCCCGGGCCCCGCCGGCTCCCCGTCGCCGCCCCCGCTGCCCCCACCGCTGCCCAAGATCCAGCCCCTGGAGCCCGACAGCCCCACAGGCCTGCCCGAAACCCCCACTCCCACGGCCGACAAGCTGTTCGCGCCCCGAGAGTCAGACACGCTGTTCTACCACGCGCCCCCCCTCTCCGCCATCACTTTTAAAAGACAGTTCATGTGTAAGCTCTGCCACAGGACATTCAAAACGGCCTTCAGCCTCTGGAGCCACGAGCAGACCCACAACTAA